Proteins encoded by one window of Lathyrus oleraceus cultivar Zhongwan6 chromosome 1, CAAS_Psat_ZW6_1.0, whole genome shotgun sequence:
- the LOC127080193 gene encoding GDSL esterase/lipase At1g29670 yields the protein MESMIKMWFVMPIFFLCACYLHYCVNGKSQVPCVFIFGDSLSDSGNNNNLPTSQKSNYKPYGIDFPIGPTGRFTNGRTSIDIITQLLGFEKFIPPFANTNGSDILKGVNYASGGAGIRNETSKATGFVISLGLQLTNHRVMVSQIAGKLGSLKKAQQYLNKCLYYVNIGSNDYINNYFLPYLYPTSHIYSPQQYAEALIQDLSLNLLALHGIGARKFVLVGMGLLGCTPKAIFSHGTNGTCVEEENVHAFIFNAKLKSLVTHFLKFLDDSKFIFINSTLESDGHNSNGFAVSNAPCCPSKYSGECIPEERPCYNRSEYVFWDEFHPTEARNILTAIRSYNSHDSGFTYPMDIKHLVEHET from the exons ATGGAATCTATGATCAAAATGTGGTTTGTGATGCCTATTTTTTTCTTGTGTGCATGCTATTTGCATTATTGTGTCAATGGCAAATCCCAAGTGCCTTGTGTTTTTATCTTTGGAGACTCTTTGTCTGATAGTGGAAACAACAATAATCTTCCTACCTCTCAAAAATCAAATTACAAACCGTATGGAATTGATTTTCCGATCGGCCCTACTGGAAGATTCACCAACGGTCGAACTTCAATCGACATAATAA CTCAACTTTTGGGATTTGAGAAATTCATTCCACCGTTTGCAAACACAAACGGTTCAGACATACTCAAAGGTGTGAACTATGCATCCGGGGGAGCTGGAATTCGTAATGAAACAAGCAAGGCTACG GGCTTTGTTATCAGCTTGGGATTACAATTAACAAATCATAGAGTTATGGTTTCTCAAATTGCTGGCAAACTTGGAAGTCTTAAGAAAGCTCAACAATACCTGAACAAATGTTTGTATTATGTGAATATAGGAAGTAATGACTACATAAACAATTACTTTCTTCCATACCTCTATCCAACGAGCCACATTTATAGTCCTCAACAGTATGCAGAAGCTCTAATTCAAGATTTATCTTTGAATTTATTG GCTCTACATGGCATTGGAGCTAGAAAATTTGTGTTAGTTGGGATGGGCCTTCTAGGATGCACTCCAAAAGCCATCTTCAGTCATGGAACTAATGGGACTTGTGTGGAGGAGGAGAATGTCCATGCATTCATTTTCAATGCAAAGCTTAAATCTCTAGTGACTCATTTTTTGAAGTTCTTGGATGATTCCAAATTTATCTTCATAAACAGTACATTAGAATCAGACGGCCACAATTCTAATG GTTTTGCTGTCTCAAATGCTCCTTGTTGTCCATCAAAGTATAGCGGAGAGTGTATTCCTGAAGAAAGACCATGCTATAATAGGAGTGAATATGTGTTTTGGGATGAATTCCATCCAACTGAGGCTAGGAACATACTCACTGCAATAAGATCTTATAATTCACATGATTCAGGCTTTACTTATCCTATGGATATCAAACACCTTGTTGAACATGAAACATAA